The DNA sequence GATCCGTAGCGTAAACAAGAATGGCTGAAAACGCGGAAGAAATAATAACTCCTATTACCGCGGACAGGATGATCGTCCAGAACAAGCCGGTATAAGGCAGCATGAGCGTAAACGGAGCTGCGCCCAGGATAGAAAACCAGATAACGCGCTTCCTGCCGTAGCGGTCGCCAAGCGGCCCGCCGATGATCGTACCTGCCGCTACTGCCGCGAGAAAGACAAAGAGATAGATCTGCGACTGCTGTACGCTAACATGGAACTTTTCAATAAGAAAGAAGGTGAAATAGCTGGTCATGGAAGCCATGTAAAAGTACTTTGAAAAGATCAGCAGCAACAAGATAACAATAGAAAAAATCACCTTCTTCCTGTCAAGGGCAAAATCGGCGACAGGAGGCGAAGCAGTATTTGCGGACGCTTTTTTAAGGATTACATTCGCCTGGTACCAGCGGCCCACCCCTATAAGAATGATAATTGCCAGGACAGCTGCCAGGGCAAACCAGCTGATATGCGCCTGACCCAAAGGAATCACAATCAGGGCCGCCAGTAACGGGCCTATGGCGCTGCCCGCATTGCCTCCCACCTGGAAAATAGATTGTGCGAGCCCCTTTTTACCGCCCGAAGCCAGGTGAGCTACCCTTGACGCCTCCGGATGAAAAACGGAAGAACCCATACCTATGAGGCTTACCGATGCCAGTATCATTAAGAAACTGCCCGCAAAAGCCAGGCAGAGCAAGCCCGAAAAAGTAAAGGACATTCCTATGGACAACGACTGAGGATTGGGTTTTTTATCCGTGAAATGCCCCACAAATGGCTGAAGAATAGAAGCTGTAAGCTGAAATACTAATGTAATAAGGCCTATTTGCGTAAAACTTAGCCCGTAATTTCTCTTGAGCAGGGGATAAACCGCCGGAATGACCGACTGAATCAGGTCATTCAGCAAATGTGTAAAGCTTATCGCGAATAAGATCGCGTAAACGGTAGACTGCACGGATTTTGATGAAGCAGGAAGTGATGTTTGCATTTCTTTTTACAATTAAATCTGACCAATGATCCGCTCCGCGGCGGCGAGGGCTTTTTTCGGGTCCTCCGCCTGGATGTGTCGCAGCAGCTCTTCATGCAGCTCCTGGGTCTCCTGGAATTTCAGCGTGTTCGTGAATCTCTTTCGGAATAGTTTTGAAACATGGCGGGAAACGGAACGGTAAAGATCAAGCAGGATCTCGTTGCCACAGCCTTCCGCCACAGCGAGATGAAAGTCAATATCCGCCGCTATACATTCCTTTGTCATGCCTTTGCCGGCAAAATCCTTTCTCATGGTAAGTGCAGATCGCATCTTTGCTAAATGATCAGGGCTGCGATGCAAGGCAGTTTTTTCCACAATCTTTAACTCCAGTAGCTCCCGCACCTCCACCAGGTCTTCCACATCGGCTCGTTCCAGCCTGTTCTCCAGGGGTTCGCTGGCATGAAGACGTTTTACGAAGGTGCCCAAGCCTTGTTTTACCCGTAAAAAGCCAGAATGGGCCAGGATTTTCACCGCCTCTCGCACGGTGGACCGGCCCACACCGAATGTTTCCATCAATTCGGGCTCGGTGGGAAGTTTGTCATCCACGGTATACCTGCCTTCCCGGATTTGTTCCCGGATCTTTTCGGCAACTACTTCTGCTAATGATCTTTTACGGACTATTTGTTCCATGATAAGTCATCATATCATCTGATGATTGCAAAAGTACTAATTCTATTGAACCTCTAAAATTTTTTAGTTTCAATTTTAATATATGTTTGGAAATACGTAGGCGGCTACATAATTTTGTGATAAATTTATAATTATGAATGCAGCGATGACCATTAAGGCCCTTAACAACGCCGATTGTCCATTCATTGTAGACCTTATATTGCCGATTCAGCAGGTGGAATTCAACGTTCCTGTTACCCTGGAAGGGCAGCCGGACCTGTTGGACCTTGACACGTATTATTATGCTACCGGAGGGTGTTTTTGGGGCGCTTTTATTGAGGGAGAACTAATCGGGACGATTGCGCTTATCTCCACCGGCCACCAGGCAGGCGCTCTTCGGAAAATGTTTGTAAAAAAGGAGTTCCGGGGAAAGGAACATGGGATTGCCCGGCAGTTGCTCCAGGTTCTCCTGGCATTTTGTAAGGCCCACGGAATTAACGAACTTTACCTGGGAACCGTGGATATGCTCAAGGCAGCCCACCGTTTTTACGAACGAAACGGTTTTCAACGGATCGAAGCGGCCGCCCTCCCGCCTTATTTTCCCAGGATGGCGGCTGACAACAGGTATTATCACCTTTCACTAAAAGAACCCGATGAATGTAATTGATGAAGCAGGGGTTTTGGCCATTTCAACCAGGCTGCAGCGTTTGAGCGATCTCATACGCAAAGACGGCTTGCAGATTTATAAAGCGCATGGAATAAATTTCGAACCTAAATGGTTCCCCGTAATTTACGCGCTGCATAAAAAGCCGGTCCTGAGCGTGGTTGAAATTGCGGCGGAAATAGGCTATACGCACCCTTCAACCATCAGCTTGCTGAAAGAGCTTGAAAAGCAGAAGCTTATCCGCTCCAAGCGCGATAAAACCGATGAGAGAAAGCGCCTGATCCAGCTGACGAAGAAGGGAAAGGACCTGGTCGGGCAAATGAAACCCGTATGGCAGCTTATTGTCGCCGCCGTAACAGATCTGATCAATACCGAAAACAATTTGATGGAGGCTGTTTCCGAAGTAGAAGACCAGTTAAAAAAGAAAAGCTTTACAGAACGGGCTCTCTCGCTAATGGAGCATCAACAAGAATAAATGTATGGATATTGTAAAATATAAACCTGAATATCAACCCCATTTCGAACGACTGAACAAGGCCTGGCTGAATAAATACTTCGAAGAGGAACCTGTGGATAAATGGGTGCTTTCACATCCGGAAGCCGCTATTCTGCAGGATGGAGGCGCAATTTTATTTGCCAGGCATGAAGAGCAGATCATTGGTACGGTTGCACTGCGGGTCATCCAACCTGGAATAGCCGAGCTTACTAAAATGGCCGTAGATGAAGCATTCCAGGGCCTTGGGGCTGGAAGCCAGCTATGCAAGGCAGCGATTGAAGAGGCAAGGGCATTGCAATTTAACCGTCTGATCCTCTATTCAAGCACAAGGCTGGCGAGGGCCATCGGTATTTACAGGAAACTGGGCTTTAAGGAAATTCCTGCAGAAAAAGGAGCATATAAGCGCTGTGATATAAAAATGGAACTTACTATTTAAAGCAGGCGATGAAAATAATCTTGATAACAGGCGCCAGCCGGGGCATAGGAGGGGCTACAGCAATACTTGCAGCAAAGGCAGGTTATGCAGTCGCGGTAAATTACCGCAGAAACAGGACTGCCGCTGAGCAGGTTGTTTCCGAGATCACCGGCAAAGGCGGCACAGCAGTAGCTATCCAGGCTGATATAACCCGGGAAGAAGAAGTGATGAAGCTATTTTCAGAAACTGATCGGGTATTTGGCAGGCTGGACGTGCTGGTAAATAATGCGGGTATCCTTGAGCCGCAAATGAGGCTCGAAGAGATGGACGCCGCCCGGCTGAGCAGGATATTTGCAGCAAATATCACCGGGCAAATTCTCTGCGCCAGAGAAGCAGTAAAACGAATGTCGCTGAAACACGGGGGAAGCGGAGGAGCTATCGTCAACGTTTCGTCCATTGCCGCAAAAACCGGCGCTCCCGGAGAATACATTGATTATGCGGCTTCCAAAGGCGCTATCGACACTTTTACTGTGGGGCTTGCAAAAGAAGTAGCAGAGGAGGGCATCCGGGTAAACGCGGTTCGGCCTGCATTCATTTACACCGATATCCACGCAGACGGCGGCGAGCCGGGGCGTATTGAGCGAATCAAAGCATCTATTCCGTTGAGGAGGGGCGGATTGGCCGGCGAGGTCGCTGAAGCGATCCTGTGGCTGGCTTCGGAAAAATCATCCTATTCAACCGGGATATTTATAAATGTGAGCGGAGGCCGGTAAGCAGAAAACAAAGCGGGAAACAAGCCGGAAAGAAAGCGGGTAAAAAAGATTATAAAAACAAGTTTTAGTATGGAAAGCAGTTATTTAAAAAGCATACGGAAGCAGCTGGAGTATTACAAGATGCTTGCTGAAAAGGCAATGGAACAGCTTCCGGAGGAAAAGTTATTCTGGCAATACAACGATGAAAGCAACAGCATTGCTGTTATTGCAAACCACATGGCGGGTAATATGATATCCCGTTTTACCGATTTCCTGACAACTGACGGAGAAAAGCCCTGGCGCAACCGGGACTCGGAATTCGAAAACATCCTTTCAAGCCGGGAGCAATTGCTAACACGGTGGAACCAAGGCTGGGCGTGCGTACTGCAAGCACTTGACAACCTCACCGAAGCCGACCTGGAAACCATCGTTTACATCCGCAACGACGGCCACACGGTAACGGAGGCCATCAACCGGCAGCTCGCCCATTCTGCTTACCACGTGGGGCAGATCGTTTTCATTGCCAAAATGATTAAAGATACCGGCTGGAAGAGCCTGTCCGTTCCCCGCAACCGCTCCGGCGAGTATAACCAGCGCAAATTCGACCAGGAAAAAG is a window from the Anseongella ginsenosidimutans genome containing:
- a CDS encoding FadR/GntR family transcriptional regulator — translated: MEQIVRKRSLAEVVAEKIREQIREGRYTVDDKLPTEPELMETFGVGRSTVREAVKILAHSGFLRVKQGLGTFVKRLHASEPLENRLERADVEDLVEVRELLELKIVEKTALHRSPDHLAKMRSALTMRKDFAGKGMTKECIAADIDFHLAVAEGCGNEILLDLYRSVSRHVSKLFRKRFTNTLKFQETQELHEELLRHIQAEDPKKALAAAERIIGQI
- a CDS encoding GNAT family N-acetyltransferase, with the translated sequence MDIVKYKPEYQPHFERLNKAWLNKYFEEEPVDKWVLSHPEAAILQDGGAILFARHEEQIIGTVALRVIQPGIAELTKMAVDEAFQGLGAGSQLCKAAIEEARALQFNRLILYSSTRLARAIGIYRKLGFKEIPAEKGAYKRCDIKMELTI
- a CDS encoding SDR family oxidoreductase; amino-acid sequence: MKIILITGASRGIGGATAILAAKAGYAVAVNYRRNRTAAEQVVSEITGKGGTAVAIQADITREEEVMKLFSETDRVFGRLDVLVNNAGILEPQMRLEEMDAARLSRIFAANITGQILCAREAVKRMSLKHGGSGGAIVNVSSIAAKTGAPGEYIDYAASKGAIDTFTVGLAKEVAEEGIRVNAVRPAFIYTDIHADGGEPGRIERIKASIPLRRGGLAGEVAEAILWLASEKSSYSTGIFINVSGGR
- a CDS encoding MFS transporter is translated as MQTSLPASSKSVQSTVYAILFAISFTHLLNDLIQSVIPAVYPLLKRNYGLSFTQIGLITLVFQLTASILQPFVGHFTDKKPNPQSLSIGMSFTFSGLLCLAFAGSFLMILASVSLIGMGSSVFHPEASRVAHLASGGKKGLAQSIFQVGGNAGSAIGPLLAALIVIPLGQAHISWFALAAVLAIIILIGVGRWYQANVILKKASANTASPPVADFALDRKKVIFSIVILLLLIFSKYFYMASMTSYFTFFLIEKFHVSVQQSQIYLFVFLAAVAAGTIIGGPLGDRYGRKRVIWFSILGAAPFTLMLPYTGLFWTIILSAVIGVIISSAFSAILVYATDLVPGKVGMIAGLFFGFAFGMGGIGSAVLGWLADQTSIEYVFKICAFLPLMGIIAGLLPDLAHGKTAR
- a CDS encoding DUF1572 family protein, which codes for MESSYLKSIRKQLEYYKMLAEKAMEQLPEEKLFWQYNDESNSIAVIANHMAGNMISRFTDFLTTDGEKPWRNRDSEFENILSSREQLLTRWNQGWACVLQALDNLTEADLETIVYIRNDGHTVTEAINRQLAHSAYHVGQIVFIAKMIKDTGWKSLSVPRNRSGEYNQRKFDQEKGKRHFTDDL
- a CDS encoding MarR family winged helix-turn-helix transcriptional regulator, producing the protein MNVIDEAGVLAISTRLQRLSDLIRKDGLQIYKAHGINFEPKWFPVIYALHKKPVLSVVEIAAEIGYTHPSTISLLKELEKQKLIRSKRDKTDERKRLIQLTKKGKDLVGQMKPVWQLIVAAVTDLINTENNLMEAVSEVEDQLKKKSFTERALSLMEHQQE
- a CDS encoding GNAT family N-acetyltransferase — translated: MNAAMTIKALNNADCPFIVDLILPIQQVEFNVPVTLEGQPDLLDLDTYYYATGGCFWGAFIEGELIGTIALISTGHQAGALRKMFVKKEFRGKEHGIARQLLQVLLAFCKAHGINELYLGTVDMLKAAHRFYERNGFQRIEAAALPPYFPRMAADNRYYHLSLKEPDECN